Below is a window of Streptomyces sp. ITFR-16 DNA.
GTGAGAGGGCAGCGTGCTAGGCCGCTACACAACGGGGGCTTGTTCCTGCAACTTGCTTGACCTGCGCTGGGCTACCAGGACTCGAACCTAGAATGACGGTACCAGAAACCGTAGTGTTGCCAATTACACCATAGCCCATGGTGTTACAAGTACCCCCGACCGGATTCGAACCGGCGCTACTGCCGTGAGAGGGCAGCGTGCTAGGCCGCTACACAACGGGGGCCCTAGCGATCCTGCATCGAGAGCGTGGGTGCGACCCAGATGATCTCGCGGGAAGGATCTGTACCCCCGACCGGATTCGAACCGGCGCTACTGCCGTGAGAGGGCAGCGTGCTAGGCCGCTACACAACGGGGGCTTGTTGTTACATCGTGCTGGTCTTGCGCTGGGCTACCAGGACTCGAACCTAGAATGACGGTACCAGAAACCGTAGTGTTGCCAATTACACCATAGCCCACTGAAACGCAACCCCTTGTGGGGCCTCATTTCTGCTGCACCGCCCGCCCGGATCTTTCGGCCCGTTCGTTCGGCGCAGGAAGAACATTACCCGAAGGTGTCCGGCGCTCCAAAACGGGTATTGCCTGCCAGCAGGCCGGGAAGCTGGTCGAGGGCCGTGATCCGGACGAGTTCGGGACGTCCGCCCCGGCCGCCCCGGTCCAGCCAGACTCCGGTGAGACCGGCGGCCGTCGCACCCCGGGCGTCGATGTCGGGTTCGTCCCCCACGTAGACGACGTCGGACGGCGGCAGGGCCAGCGCCTCGCAGGCGGCGAGGAAGGCTCCGGCGGCGGGCTTGGAGACGCCCAGCTCCGCCGCGCAGAGCAGGGACTCGAACCGGTCGCGCACCCCGAGCACGGTCAGCTTGCGGTGCTGCTGCTCCAGGGCCGAGTTGGACAGCACGGCGTGCCGGTACGTCCCCGCCAGGGCGTCGAGCACGGGGACGGCGTCCGGGAAGAGCGACCAGGCTGCCTCGTAGTGGGAGATGTGGCGCTCAAACCAGGCGTCGGCCTCGGCGTCCTCCATGGGGCGGCCGAGGAAGTCCCTGGCCCGGTCGCGGCGCTGGCCCTCCCAGTCGGTCTCCCCCGCCGCGAACCGCTCCCAGTGGCGCCGGGTGAGCCGGTGCCAGGCGTCCACGGCCTCGTCCGGCGTGCTGTATCCGCCGGGCAGGCCCTCCGCGGCGAGATGCCGGGCCATGCCGGTGGTGGCGGCCGTCGTGTAGTCGAAGAGCGTGTCGTCGATGTCCCAGAGGACGGCCCTGATCGGCATGGCTCCGACTCTACGCGGGCCCGTGCGCACGCGAAGGGGCCCGGCCACCGAGGTGGCCGGGCCCCTTTCGTCCGTACGGCATCCGTACGGCGTGCGTCCGGTTACGCGGCCAGCTTGGCCAGGGCCGCGTCGATACGGGCGATCGTCTTCTCCCGGCCCAGGATCTCCAGGGACTCGAAGAGCGGCAGACCCACCGT
It encodes the following:
- a CDS encoding HAD family hydrolase; protein product: MPIRAVLWDIDDTLFDYTTAATTGMARHLAAEGLPGGYSTPDEAVDAWHRLTRRHWERFAAGETDWEGQRRDRARDFLGRPMEDAEADAWFERHISHYEAAWSLFPDAVPVLDALAGTYRHAVLSNSALEQQHRKLTVLGVRDRFESLLCAAELGVSKPAAGAFLAACEALALPPSDVVYVGDEPDIDARGATAAGLTGVWLDRGGRGGRPELVRITALDQLPGLLAGNTRFGAPDTFG